Proteins encoded in a region of the Elizabethkingia bruuniana genome:
- a CDS encoding class I SAM-dependent methyltransferase, which yields MEFSNILRPEVQQFIKDNSRQDLTKLLLSGSPFSDVSIQEIAQQIKGRQAAEKKFPFLLQDGIIFPPQLNLEQASSETTAAFKANLFSGESLLDLTSGYGIDAYYLSANFSQTTLVEQNKNLLEIVSHNWLILNKINTLYLNLDLGDFLEKNDQKFSLIYLDPARRDTYNRKKFLLEDLSPDILEIRNKLFEFTDKVVVKLSPLMDISMLVSQVSGISEIYIIAVKNEVKELLIVIEKDFNQSPTVKIHNLESNEPSLDVAFSTIQQSKPIFGETSEYLYIPNNAVLKSGAFNFISEYYNLEKLHPNTHLYTSTDFIEDFPGRVLKVVPVEAKKIEKGERFNIISKNYPLTPDEIKKKYKIKDGGNQYLIFTQSQKGKIILKSI from the coding sequence ATGGAGTTTAGTAATATTCTTCGTCCTGAAGTACAACAATTCATAAAAGACAACAGTCGACAAGATCTCACAAAATTATTACTGTCCGGCTCGCCTTTCAGTGATGTTAGTATTCAGGAAATAGCCCAACAGATAAAGGGCAGACAAGCTGCAGAAAAGAAATTTCCATTCTTATTACAGGACGGGATTATTTTCCCGCCGCAATTAAACCTGGAGCAAGCCTCCTCCGAGACAACTGCAGCCTTCAAAGCAAATTTATTTTCTGGCGAAAGCTTATTAGACCTTACCAGTGGTTATGGTATAGATGCCTACTATCTTTCAGCAAATTTCAGTCAAACAACTCTTGTAGAACAGAATAAAAATTTACTTGAAATAGTATCACATAACTGGTTGATATTAAATAAAATTAATACACTTTATTTAAACTTAGATTTAGGTGATTTTTTAGAAAAAAATGATCAAAAATTTTCTCTAATCTATTTGGACCCAGCCAGAAGAGATACATACAATCGAAAGAAATTTCTACTGGAAGATCTGTCTCCCGATATTCTTGAAATCCGAAATAAATTATTTGAGTTCACAGATAAAGTAGTGGTAAAACTATCGCCGCTTATGGATATTTCTATGCTTGTATCTCAGGTATCGGGCATTTCAGAAATCTATATTATAGCCGTAAAGAACGAAGTTAAAGAACTTTTAATTGTTATTGAGAAAGACTTTAACCAGAGTCCCACAGTAAAAATTCATAATCTGGAAAGCAATGAACCATCATTGGACGTTGCTTTCAGCACTATTCAGCAATCAAAACCTATTTTTGGTGAAACATCTGAATATTTATACATTCCAAATAATGCTGTATTAAAATCCGGAGCATTTAACTTTATCTCGGAATACTATAATCTGGAAAAACTTCACCCTAACACCCACCTTTACACGTCAACAGATTTTATTGAAGATTTTCCGGGCCGGGTATTAAAAGTAGTACCTGTAGAAGCAAAGAAAATAGAAAAAGGGGAGCGTTTTAATATAATTTCTAAAAACTATCCATTAACTCCGGATGAAATTAAGAAGAAATACAAAATAAAAGATGGTGGAAATCAGTATCTAATCTTCACACAGAGCCAAAAAGGAAAAATTATTTTAAAATCAATTTAA
- a CDS encoding methylmalonyl-CoA mutase family protein → MSFAKTNLQDWEKLVAKQLKTEDIYKVLEKENIEGLEIKPFYTLENIVPVKLPRLEENMHLVAPYNDYLLEDAYAFLIKEEPLQLQDKAFFYEDSALNTAAAKDKNNNYFCLQDIFKRIEHGETFNPETGKELLNTEAKRKIGVDISIYQNAGASIVQQLAIALLKIKELTELYGEEVFEQVIFRVAIGSQYFLEIAKIRALKILISQLSKEYSKEAIPYIFAETSLRNKSLNDPENNLIRSTLELASAMIGGADAVYANDYKLSETSSVSEEISFKQQIVLAYESIINVFEDATAGSFFVEDATKDIAERAWELFLELERNGGYISNLESGNIQKLVYDQAIKEQNWLDEGKIKLLGVNLYPALEAKIATEELYTESAIRPVRLAERYGV, encoded by the coding sequence ATGTCTTTTGCAAAAACGAATCTTCAGGATTGGGAAAAACTGGTTGCTAAACAGTTAAAAACTGAAGATATCTATAAAGTACTGGAAAAAGAAAATATTGAAGGCTTGGAAATCAAGCCTTTTTATACTTTAGAGAATATCGTACCTGTAAAACTTCCCCGTCTGGAAGAAAACATGCATTTGGTTGCACCTTACAATGATTATTTATTGGAAGATGCTTATGCATTTCTCATCAAAGAAGAACCTTTACAATTACAGGACAAGGCATTCTTTTATGAAGATTCTGCTTTAAATACAGCTGCTGCAAAAGATAAAAACAATAATTATTTCTGCCTTCAGGATATCTTTAAAAGGATAGAACATGGAGAGACTTTTAACCCTGAAACAGGAAAAGAACTCTTAAATACTGAGGCAAAAAGAAAGATAGGAGTAGACATTTCAATTTATCAGAATGCTGGCGCTTCTATAGTTCAGCAGTTAGCTATTGCATTATTAAAAATTAAAGAGCTTACAGAACTATATGGAGAGGAAGTATTTGAACAAGTAATATTCAGAGTGGCGATTGGAAGTCAGTATTTTCTGGAAATTGCAAAGATTCGCGCCCTGAAAATTTTAATCAGTCAGCTATCCAAAGAATATAGTAAAGAGGCTATTCCCTATATTTTTGCAGAAACATCCTTGCGAAATAAAAGTCTTAATGATCCCGAGAACAATCTTATCCGGAGTACATTAGAATTGGCTTCGGCAATGATTGGTGGGGCAGATGCTGTTTATGCAAACGATTACAAGCTTTCGGAAACAAGCTCAGTCTCTGAAGAAATATCTTTCAAACAACAGATTGTACTGGCCTATGAAAGTATTATCAATGTTTTTGAAGATGCAACTGCCGGCAGCTTCTTTGTAGAAGATGCTACAAAAGATATAGCTGAAAGAGCATGGGAACTTTTCCTTGAACTTGAAAGAAATGGTGGCTACATAAGCAATTTAGAATCCGGAAACATTCAGAAGCTGGTATACGATCAGGCAATTAAAGAGCAAAACTGGTTAGATGAAGGTAAGATAAAGCTTTTAGGCGTTAATCTTTACCCGGCTTTAGAAGCCAAAATAGCAACAGAAGAACTCTATACTGAATCCGCTATAAGACCTGTCCGGTTAGCCGAACGTTATGGAGTTTAG
- a CDS encoding FtsB family cell division protein, which translates to MDNLIKDIKKPSSGFRFLRKYVLNKYVITITVFLVWMTFFDSTSFLVINELNGEIKKYEEQLDYYKKEYQKNDNFYKKLMFNKSEREKFARENYFMKKKNEEIFILVVDSANSVKK; encoded by the coding sequence ATGGATAATCTTATTAAAGATATCAAAAAACCATCTTCAGGATTCAGATTTCTCCGAAAATATGTCCTGAACAAATATGTCATTACTATAACTGTATTTCTGGTATGGATGACTTTTTTCGACAGTACATCTTTTTTAGTTATTAATGAACTAAATGGAGAGATCAAGAAATATGAAGAACAATTAGACTATTATAAAAAGGAATATCAGAAAAATGATAATTTTTATAAGAAGCTAATGTTCAACAAATCTGAACGTGAAAAATTTGCCCGCGAGAACTATTTCATGAAGAAAAAGAATGAAGAAATCTTTATTTTGGTAGTTGACAGCGCTAACAGTGTAAAAAAATAA
- the udk gene encoding uridine kinase, which produces MLVIGIAGGTGSGKTTVVNKILQQLNIEGVNVLSQDNYYLDNQHLNLAEREKLNYDHPKSIDFDLLLDHVKKLKNHEEIDQPVYSFVTHSRTGDHILIEPKNVLIVEGILVLTNKELLKEFDLKVFVHADSDERLIRRIKRDTQERGRDLEEVLHRYQTTLKPMHNEFIEPSKNEADLIVPNMRHNTVAIDFLTTVINNSLKKQSV; this is translated from the coding sequence ATGCTCGTAATAGGTATCGCAGGTGGTACAGGCTCAGGAAAAACAACTGTAGTCAACAAAATCCTTCAGCAGCTTAATATTGAAGGTGTAAATGTTCTTTCTCAGGACAATTATTATCTAGACAATCAACATCTTAATTTAGCGGAAAGAGAAAAACTTAACTATGATCATCCAAAGTCTATAGATTTTGACTTACTTTTAGATCATGTAAAGAAGTTAAAAAATCATGAGGAGATAGATCAGCCGGTTTATTCTTTTGTAACTCATTCCAGAACAGGAGATCATATTCTTATAGAACCAAAAAATGTTCTTATTGTAGAAGGTATTCTGGTTCTTACGAATAAGGAATTATTAAAGGAATTCGACCTTAAGGTATTTGTTCATGCAGATTCAGATGAGAGATTAATCAGAAGAATTAAGCGTGACACCCAGGAGAGGGGCCGCGATCTGGAAGAGGTACTACATCGTTATCAGACAACTCTGAAACCTATGCACAATGAGTTTATAGAGCCATCTAAAAACGAAGCAGACCTTATCGTACCAAATATGCGACACAATACTGTTGCAATTGATTTTTTAACAACTGTTATCAATAACTCGTTAAAGAAACAAAGTGTATAA